A single region of the Azospirillum fermentarium genome encodes:
- a CDS encoding D-2-hydroxyacid dehydrogenase gives MTERIVILDHDTLGADVVLRRPKIPHTWTVHGRTAADAVVERAADATVLVVNKVPLGADTIARLPHLRFVAVAATGTDTVDLAACRARGIVVSNVQGYAVHTVPEHVFALLLSLRRSLPAYRESVAAGAWQAGGQFTLLSHPIRDLHGATLGIAGFGAIGQAVGRIAEAFGMRVIRAGRKGADTDAPGIVPFHRFLAESDVITLHCPLTPATRHLLDDDAFARMERRPLVINTARGALIDDAALVRALTGGLISGAAVDATAVEPPAPDHPFMALAGRPDFLLTPHIGWASREARQAVADQVTAAIGAFAAGSPINRAA, from the coding sequence ATGACCGAGCGCATCGTCATCCTCGACCACGACACGCTGGGCGCCGACGTGGTGCTGCGCCGCCCCAAGATCCCCCACACCTGGACCGTCCATGGCCGGACCGCGGCGGATGCGGTGGTGGAGCGGGCGGCGGACGCCACCGTTCTGGTGGTGAACAAGGTGCCCCTGGGCGCCGACACCATCGCCCGGCTGCCGCACCTGCGGTTCGTGGCGGTGGCGGCGACCGGGACCGACACCGTGGACCTCGCCGCCTGCCGGGCGCGGGGGATCGTGGTGTCCAACGTGCAGGGGTACGCCGTCCACACGGTGCCGGAGCATGTGTTCGCCCTGCTGCTGTCGCTGCGCCGCTCGCTGCCGGCCTATCGGGAGTCGGTGGCGGCGGGGGCGTGGCAGGCGGGCGGGCAGTTCACCCTGCTGTCCCATCCCATCCGCGACCTGCACGGGGCCACCCTGGGCATCGCCGGGTTCGGTGCCATCGGGCAGGCGGTGGGCCGCATCGCCGAAGCCTTCGGCATGCGGGTGATCCGCGCGGGCCGCAAGGGGGCGGACACCGACGCCCCCGGCATCGTGCCGTTCCATCGCTTCCTGGCCGAGAGCGACGTCATCACCCTGCACTGTCCCTTGACGCCAGCCACCCGCCACCTGCTGGACGACGATGCCTTTGCGCGGATGGAGCGGCGCCCGCTGGTCATCAACACCGCCCGCGGCGCGTTGATCGACGACGCGGCGCTGGTGCGGGCGCTGACGGGCGGGTTGATTTCCGGTGCCGCGGTGGACGCCACGGCGGTGGAGCCGCCCGCACCCGATCATCCCTTCATGGCGCTGGCCGGACGCCCGGATTTCCTGCTCACCCCGCACATCGGCTGGGCCAGCCGGGAGGCGCGGCAGGCCGTGGCCGATCAGGTCACCGCCGCCATCGGCGCGTTCGCCGCCGGTTCGCCCATCAACCGCGCCGCCTGA
- the tkt gene encoding transketolase, with product MTRATPRRLADAIRFLSMDAIERAGEGHPGTPLGAADIATALFTRHLRFNPADPHWFDRDRFVQSNGHGSMLLYSLLHLAGYEKMTLDAIKGFRTLGSHAAGHPEIDQSMGIEVTTGLLGQGIANAAGMAVAEAFLNHRFGDGIVNHHTYALVGDGCLQEGVGQEVIALAGHLRLGKLIFLWDDNRITDDGAIGLALSDDMAARFRASHWHVEEVDGHDIDAVSAAIGRAKADPRPSVVVCTTAIGRGIARVEGTRAAHSGRLTRADTDAARAALDWPHPPFVIPEDVYAGWRDPGARGAAEQRAWQARVDALPPAVRAEFERMRAGDLPAGWRDALAAFARRMAETGHSDHGFKLSGDIVDLVGELIPEMLTGAPDLEGATLHKRRLAAFTAHDRGGRYIHYGVREHAMGSMLNGMAAHGGVVATGVTYLAFCDYERPAVRMAALMGLPVVFVFTHDSIGIGSNGPTHQPVEVLASLRAIPNMLVLRPADAVEAAECWEIALAHRGGPACLVFSRQPLPPVRRAPADENLSRRGAYVLAEAGGGPRRATLLATGSEVAVALEARRRLEADGIPTAVVSMPCWALFDGQDAGYRRTVIDRATVRVAVEAAVVQGWERYIGEDGGFVGMSGFGASGSVPDLYRHFGITPDRVVAEVTARLCPEPREPA from the coding sequence ATGACCCGCGCCACACCCCGGCGGCTGGCGGATGCGATCCGCTTTTTGTCCATGGACGCCATCGAACGGGCCGGTGAAGGCCATCCCGGCACGCCGCTGGGGGCCGCCGACATCGCCACCGCCCTGTTCACCCGCCATCTGCGTTTCAACCCCGCCGATCCCCACTGGTTCGACCGCGACCGCTTCGTGCAGTCCAACGGCCACGGGTCCATGCTGCTCTATTCCCTGCTGCATCTGGCGGGATACGAGAAGATGACGCTGGACGCCATCAAGGGGTTCCGCACCCTGGGTTCCCACGCCGCCGGCCATCCCGAGATCGACCAATCCATGGGGATCGAGGTCACCACCGGCCTGCTGGGCCAGGGCATTGCGAATGCCGCCGGCATGGCGGTGGCCGAGGCGTTCCTCAACCACCGTTTCGGCGACGGCATCGTCAACCACCACACCTATGCGCTGGTGGGCGACGGCTGCCTGCAGGAGGGCGTGGGGCAGGAGGTGATCGCGCTGGCCGGGCACCTGCGGCTGGGCAAGCTGATCTTTCTGTGGGACGACAACCGCATCACCGACGACGGCGCGATCGGCCTTGCCCTGTCCGACGACATGGCCGCCCGCTTCCGCGCCAGCCATTGGCATGTGGAGGAGGTGGACGGCCACGACATCGACGCGGTATCCGCCGCCATCGGCCGGGCCAAGGCCGATCCGCGCCCGTCGGTGGTGGTCTGCACCACCGCCATCGGGCGCGGCATCGCGCGGGTGGAGGGCACCCGCGCCGCCCACAGCGGGCGCCTGACCCGCGCCGACACCGACGCCGCCCGCGCCGCGCTGGACTGGCCCCATCCCCCCTTCGTGATCCCCGAGGATGTTTACGCCGGCTGGCGCGACCCCGGCGCCCGCGGGGCGGCGGAACAGCGGGCGTGGCAGGCCCGCGTCGATGCCCTGCCCCCCGCCGTCCGGGCGGAGTTCGAGCGGATGCGCGCCGGCGACCTGCCCGCCGGATGGCGGGACGCGCTGGCCGCCTTTGCCCGGCGGATGGCGGAAACGGGGCACAGCGATCACGGGTTCAAGCTGTCCGGCGACATCGTGGATCTGGTGGGGGAACTGATCCCCGAGATGCTGACCGGTGCCCCGGATCTGGAGGGGGCGACGCTGCACAAGCGCCGTCTGGCCGCCTTCACCGCCCATGACCGCGGCGGGCGCTACATCCATTACGGGGTGCGGGAACACGCCATGGGGTCGATGCTGAACGGCATGGCCGCCCACGGCGGGGTGGTGGCGACGGGCGTCACCTATCTGGCGTTTTGCGATTACGAACGCCCGGCGGTGCGGATGGCGGCGCTGATGGGGCTGCCGGTGGTGTTCGTGTTCACCCACGATTCCATCGGCATCGGGTCCAACGGCCCGACGCACCAGCCGGTGGAGGTGCTGGCGTCCCTGCGCGCCATCCCCAACATGCTGGTGCTGCGCCCCGCCGACGCGGTGGAGGCGGCGGAATGCTGGGAGATTGCGCTGGCCCACCGCGGTGGGCCGGCCTGTCTGGTGTTCTCCCGCCAGCCGCTGCCGCCGGTGCGGCGGGCACCCGCGGACGAAAACCTCAGCCGCCGCGGCGCCTATGTGCTGGCCGAGGCCGGGGGAGGGCCGCGCCGCGCCACCCTGCTGGCCACCGGGTCGGAAGTGGCGGTGGCGCTGGAGGCCCGCCGGCGGCTGGAAGCCGACGGCATCCCCACGGCGGTGGTGTCGATGCCGTGCTGGGCGCTGTTCGACGGGCAGGATGCGGGGTATCGCCGCACCGTCATCGACCGTGCTACCGTCCGTGTCGCGGTGGAGGCCGCGGTGGTCCAGGGCTGGGAACGCTACATCGGCGAGGACGGCGGTTTCGTCGGGATGAGCGGGTTCGGCGCCTCCGGCTCCGTGCCCGACCTCTACCGCCATTTCGGCATCACGCCCGACCGGGTGGTGGCCGAGGTGACGGCCCGTCTTTGCCCCGAACCACGAGAACCGGCATGA
- a CDS encoding glycerate kinase type-2 family protein, translated as MTTPSSPQTDPRGFLRACFERAVSACRPADILAAHLPPPPAGRTVVVGAGKAAASMAAALEQHWPSPLSGMVVTRHGHGAPCRSIRVVEAGHPNPDAAGEQAAREMLALLDGLTGQDLVLCLLSGGGSSLLMLPPPGVTLAEVKTVNSALLKSGAPIEDMNRVRAVLSRLGGGRLSVAAWPAPVVTLAISDVPGDAPATIASGPTVAPASDAATARMVLKRYGITPPDSIAAFLASDDAAMPDGAHPAFAAGSYRMMATGLSALEAAAAHARACGVEPLMLGDAIEGEAREVGTAMAGIATAARRGATSLPRPCLILSGGETSVSVRGQGRGGRNAEFLLGFALGIAGVDGITALACDTDGIDGSEDNAGALADGQSAARARAAGLDPRDRLADNDAYTVFATLNDLVVTGPTLTNVNDFRAILVL; from the coding sequence ATGACCACCCCCTCCTCCCCCCAGACCGATCCCCGCGGTTTCCTGCGCGCCTGTTTCGAGCGCGCGGTGTCGGCCTGCCGCCCCGCCGACATTCTGGCCGCCCACCTGCCGCCGCCGCCCGCCGGGCGCACGGTGGTGGTGGGGGCGGGCAAGGCGGCGGCGTCCATGGCCGCGGCGCTGGAGCAGCATTGGCCCAGTCCCCTGAGCGGCATGGTGGTGACCCGCCACGGCCACGGCGCGCCATGCCGTTCCATCCGGGTGGTGGAAGCGGGACACCCCAACCCCGACGCCGCCGGGGAACAGGCGGCGCGGGAGATGCTGGCGCTGCTGGACGGGCTGACCGGGCAGGATCTGGTGCTGTGCCTGCTGTCGGGCGGCGGGTCGTCGCTGCTGATGCTGCCACCCCCCGGCGTGACGCTGGCGGAGGTGAAAACGGTCAACAGCGCGCTGTTGAAGAGTGGTGCGCCGATCGAGGACATGAACCGCGTGCGCGCGGTGCTGTCGCGGCTGGGCGGCGGGCGGCTGTCGGTGGCGGCGTGGCCGGCGCCGGTGGTGACGCTGGCAATTTCCGACGTGCCGGGCGATGCGCCGGCCACCATCGCCTCCGGTCCCACGGTGGCCCCGGCGTCGGACGCGGCGACGGCGCGGATGGTGCTGAAGCGCTACGGCATCACGCCGCCGGACTCCATCGCCGCCTTTCTGGCGTCGGATGACGCGGCGATGCCGGATGGGGCGCACCCGGCGTTCGCTGCCGGCTCCTACCGCATGATGGCGACGGGGCTGTCGGCGCTGGAAGCGGCGGCGGCCCACGCACGGGCCTGCGGGGTGGAGCCGCTGATGCTGGGCGATGCCATCGAGGGCGAAGCGCGGGAAGTGGGCACGGCGATGGCCGGCATCGCCACCGCCGCGCGCCGCGGGGCCACGTCTTTGCCGCGCCCCTGCCTGATCCTGTCGGGCGGGGAAACCAGCGTCAGCGTGCGCGGCCAGGGCCGGGGCGGGCGGAACGCGGAATTCCTGCTCGGCTTCGCCCTGGGCATTGCAGGGGTTGACGGCATCACGGCGCTCGCCTGCGACACCGACGGCATCGACGGGTCGGAGGACAACGCGGGTGCTCTGGCCGACGGTCAATCGGCGGCGCGCGCACGGGCCGCCGGCCTGGACCCGCGGGACCGTTTGGCCGACAACGACGCCTACACGGTCTTCGCCACCCTGAACGATCTTGTCGTCACGGGACCGACGTTGACCAACGTGAACGACTTCCGCGCCATTTTGGTTCTATAG
- a CDS encoding Hsp70 family protein yields MAVAGIDFGTTNSTGGVVRGGAVSMVELGDGALATPTVLFFDADAKDFAVGHRADAALRAGQTGRYMRSLKTYLGRKDRVVTRLGGREYELEDLIAVILSTFRTALETTGGEAVDHVVMGRPVRFNDDDDALDRQAQDRLEKAARAAGFASVSFQYEPIAAALAYEATVSTEELIVVADIGGGTSDFSIVRVGPGRQGLDRRGDILGNHGTYIGGDNFDASIIDAFVAPQMGKGTLFRSLDKRLPFPVHYFTWLARWHLFNNLLERKNLNELRSLLQVSEEPEKVGRLIELAENQLFFEFSGLVESSKKALSSAETAVLDMDIFEDPFQLAIPRAEFEDNAEPLVNGITHALHEALRQAGIAPDGVDRVFLTGGTTLVRAVKQGFTDVFDPGRIVHTDVFTSVGYGLVRDAMNHA; encoded by the coding sequence ATGGCTGTGGCGGGAATCGACTTCGGCACCACCAATTCCACCGGCGGGGTGGTGCGCGGCGGGGCGGTGTCCATGGTGGAACTGGGGGATGGCGCGCTGGCCACCCCCACGGTTCTGTTCTTCGACGCCGATGCCAAGGACTTCGCGGTGGGCCACCGGGCCGACGCCGCTTTGCGCGCCGGCCAGACCGGGCGCTACATGCGCTCGCTGAAAACCTATCTGGGCCGCAAGGACCGCGTGGTCACCCGCCTGGGCGGGCGCGAATACGAACTGGAAGACCTGATCGCCGTCATCCTGTCCACCTTCCGCACCGCCCTGGAGACGACGGGCGGGGAAGCGGTGGACCATGTGGTCATGGGCCGCCCGGTGCGCTTCAACGACGACGACGACGCGCTGGACCGCCAGGCGCAGGACCGGCTGGAAAAGGCGGCCAGGGCCGCCGGCTTCGCCAGCGTGTCGTTCCAGTACGAACCCATCGCCGCCGCGCTTGCCTATGAGGCGACGGTGAGCACGGAAGAACTGATCGTCGTCGCCGACATCGGCGGCGGTACGTCGGACTTCAGCATCGTGCGCGTGGGGCCGGGGCGCCAGGGGCTGGACCGCCGCGGCGACATCCTGGGCAACCACGGCACCTACATCGGCGGCGACAACTTCGACGCCTCCATCATCGATGCGTTCGTCGCACCGCAGATGGGCAAGGGCACCCTGTTCCGCAGCCTGGACAAGCGGCTGCCGTTCCCCGTCCATTACTTCACCTGGCTGGCCCGCTGGCACCTGTTCAACAACCTGCTGGAACGCAAGAACCTCAACGAGCTGCGCTCGCTGTTGCAGGTGTCGGAGGAACCGGAGAAGGTCGGGCGCCTGATCGAGCTGGCGGAAAACCAGCTTTTCTTCGAATTCTCCGGTCTGGTGGAAAGCTCCAAGAAGGCGCTCTCGTCCGCCGAAACCGCCGTGCTGGACATGGACATCTTCGAAGATCCCTTCCAGCTCGCCATCCCCCGCGCCGAGTTCGAGGACAACGCCGAACCGCTGGTCAACGGCATCACCCACGCGCTGCACGAGGCGCTGCGGCAGGCCGGCATCGCCCCCGACGGGGTGGACCGCGTGTTCCTCACCGGCGGCACGACGCTGGTGCGCGCCGTCAAGCAGGGCTTCACCGACGTGTTCGATCCGGGGCGGATCGTGCACACCGACGTCTTTACCAGCGTGGGGTATGGGCTGGTGCGGGATGCGATGAACCACGCCTGA
- a CDS encoding MFS transporter translates to MTSIQTTHDAAQKAAVPAARPPILLLATGAGMAVASLYYSQPMLGMLGADLGAGEQAVGWVPTLTQIGYAAGLALLAPLGDRWDRRRIMTIKAMILCAALVLAGLSPSIGFLLVASLSLGLAATLAQDIVPAAATLAPAEQRGKVVGMVMTGLLLGILLSRVVSGVVAEQFGWRSMFLVAAAGVAVLGVALRRGLPRFPPVTELGYGALIGSLFTLASRHRSLRRAAAAQGMLAVGFSAFWSTLAVMLHAEPFHLGPAVAGAFGLAGAAGALAAPIAGRIADRRGPELVTRLGAGIAAVSFAIMGLSPLVPAQGQLWLVMVSAVGFDLGIQAALIAHQTIIYGIDPAARSRLNAVLMATMFVGMAVGAALGSQMLAAFGWMGVTALAVSAALAALLIRVWPVRAS, encoded by the coding sequence ATGACATCCATTCAAACCACGCATGACGCGGCGCAAAAAGCCGCCGTGCCCGCGGCCCGTCCGCCCATTCTGCTGCTCGCCACCGGGGCTGGCATGGCGGTGGCCTCGCTCTATTACAGCCAGCCCATGCTGGGCATGCTGGGCGCCGACCTGGGGGCCGGGGAACAGGCGGTCGGGTGGGTGCCCACCCTGACCCAGATCGGCTATGCCGCCGGGCTGGCGCTGCTGGCCCCGCTGGGCGACCGCTGGGACCGCCGCCGCATCATGACCATCAAGGCCATGATCCTGTGCGCAGCCTTGGTGCTGGCCGGGCTGTCGCCGTCCATCGGCTTTCTGCTGGTGGCCAGCCTGTCGCTGGGGCTGGCGGCCACGCTGGCGCAGGACATCGTGCCGGCGGCGGCCACCCTGGCCCCGGCGGAGCAGCGCGGCAAGGTGGTGGGCATGGTCATGACCGGCCTGCTGCTGGGCATCCTGCTGTCCCGCGTGGTCAGCGGCGTGGTGGCGGAACAGTTCGGCTGGCGCAGCATGTTCCTGGTGGCCGCCGCCGGCGTGGCCGTGCTGGGGGTGGCGCTGCGGCGGGGATTGCCGCGTTTCCCCCCGGTGACCGAACTGGGGTACGGCGCGCTGATCGGTTCCCTGTTCACGCTTGCATCGCGGCATCGGTCGCTGCGCCGGGCGGCGGCGGCCCAGGGGATGCTGGCCGTGGGCTTCAGCGCCTTCTGGTCCACGCTGGCGGTGATGCTGCACGCCGAACCCTTCCACCTGGGGCCGGCGGTGGCCGGGGCCTTCGGTCTGGCCGGGGCCGCGGGTGCGCTGGCCGCCCCCATCGCCGGGCGTATCGCCGACCGGCGGGGGCCGGAACTGGTGACGCGTCTGGGCGCCGGCATCGCCGCCGTGTCCTTCGCCATCATGGGCCTGTCGCCCCTGGTGCCGGCGCAGGGGCAGTTGTGGCTGGTGATGGTCAGCGCCGTCGGCTTCGACCTCGGCATCCAGGCGGCGCTGATCGCCCACCAGACCATCATCTACGGCATCGACCCGGCGGCGCGCAGCCGGCTGAACGCGGTGCTGATGGCCACCATGTTCGTCGGCATGGCCGTTGGTGCGGCGCTGGGCAGCCAGATGCTGGCGGCGTTCGGGTGGATGGGGGTGACCGCGCTCGCCGTCTCCGCCGCCCTTGCAGCCCTGCTCATCCGGGTGTGGCCCGTCCGGGCGTCTTGA
- a CDS encoding LysR family transcriptional regulator — MNTDALTAATADRVALLETFVRIVEAGSLSAAAAQMGSTQPTVSRRLQTLERMLGVRLLQRSTHAMTLTDDGARCYERAKELVAGWQSFESDLRGTREEAAGLLRVVVPHAFGQHQMIPPLVDFLKHHPRMAVEWVLQDRTPDFTAEGIDCAIQVGTITDTSVVALPLGEVTRIVVAAPMLLDGPPPAGPEELARLPWLALQTFYRDTVVLTHAATGETARFSIRPRLSTDGLYALRGAALLGLGAAVVSSWAVTEDIAAGRLVHLAPQWRAGALPVHLLYPPARFYPARLRRFIDIMRTAVPRAVGGG; from the coding sequence ATGAACACCGATGCCCTGACCGCCGCCACCGCCGACCGGGTGGCCTTGCTGGAAACCTTCGTCCGCATCGTGGAGGCGGGCAGCCTGTCCGCCGCCGCCGCGCAGATGGGCAGCACCCAGCCCACCGTCAGCCGCCGCCTGCAGACGCTGGAACGGATGCTGGGGGTGCGGCTGCTGCAACGGTCCACCCACGCCATGACCCTGACCGACGACGGGGCGCGCTGCTACGAACGGGCCAAGGAGCTGGTGGCCGGCTGGCAGAGCTTCGAAAGCGACCTGCGCGGCACGCGGGAGGAGGCCGCCGGCCTGCTGCGCGTGGTGGTGCCCCACGCCTTCGGCCAGCACCAGATGATCCCGCCGCTGGTGGATTTTCTGAAGCACCATCCCCGCATGGCGGTGGAATGGGTGCTGCAGGACCGCACGCCCGATTTCACGGCGGAGGGGATCGACTGCGCCATTCAGGTGGGAACCATCACCGACACGTCCGTCGTGGCGCTGCCGCTGGGAGAGGTGACGCGGATCGTGGTGGCGGCCCCGATGCTGCTGGACGGCCCCCCGCCCGCCGGGCCGGAGGAGCTGGCACGGCTGCCCTGGCTGGCGCTCCAGACCTTCTACCGCGACACGGTGGTGCTGACCCACGCGGCCACCGGGGAAACGGCGCGCTTTTCCATCCGCCCGCGGCTGTCCACCGACGGGCTTTACGCCCTGCGCGGGGCGGCGCTGCTGGGGCTGGGGGCGGCGGTGGTGTCGTCGTGGGCGGTGACCGAGGATATCGCCGCCGGGCGCCTGGTCCATCTGGCCCCCCAGTGGCGGGCGGGGGCGCTGCCGGTGCACCTGCTCTATCCGCCGGCCCGTTTCTATCCGGCCCGGCTGCGCCGCTTCATCGACATCATGCGCACGGCGGTGCCACGTGCGGTCGGTGGAGGGTAG
- a CDS encoding DUF6524 family protein, producing MKSFGYLIRTLGCFLLLFATWNPSGYSYAAWIGGDDGTRLSVRVAVSVILLAIYAAYLRIAWVALGAAGTAAALAILVTGYVSLRHVGLLAPDAPFWSGYLVLILASLVLSVGVSWSHFKRRISGQSHVLSPPP from the coding sequence GTGAAAAGCTTCGGATATCTCATTCGCACCCTGGGCTGCTTCCTGCTGCTGTTCGCCACGTGGAATCCCTCCGGCTATTCCTATGCGGCGTGGATTGGTGGCGATGATGGAACGCGGCTGTCGGTCAGGGTTGCGGTCAGCGTGATCCTGCTTGCCATCTACGCCGCCTATCTGCGCATCGCCTGGGTGGCGCTGGGGGCGGCGGGGACGGCGGCGGCGCTGGCGATTCTCGTCACCGGCTACGTCTCGCTGCGCCATGTGGGGCTGCTGGCCCCCGACGCGCCGTTCTGGAGCGGCTATCTGGTGCTGATCCTGGCGTCGCTGGTGCTGTCGGTCGGCGTCTCCTGGTCCCATTTCAAACGCCGGATCTCCGGCCAGTCCCATGTGCTGAGCCCCCCACCGTGA
- a CDS encoding DUF6524 family protein, which produces MMTTAGFIVRLLFAVFLVFCIYNPSGYSYYHWVVDYEGDWATKLFAGMVVAFLLFIHLQATWRSMRLVGVSLVVLVTAAAVWVLSDYGVIDLDDPTVFALTLLTGIALVLGAGQSWSLIRYRLSGQVDSQSLV; this is translated from the coding sequence ATGATGACCACTGCTGGTTTCATTGTTCGCCTTCTGTTTGCTGTATTCTTGGTATTTTGTATTTATAACCCATCTGGATATTCTTATTACCATTGGGTGGTTGATTATGAAGGCGACTGGGCAACGAAATTGTTTGCCGGCATGGTCGTGGCGTTTTTGCTGTTCATCCATCTGCAAGCGACATGGCGGTCGATGAGGCTGGTCGGGGTCTCGCTGGTGGTGCTGGTGACAGCCGCCGCCGTTTGGGTGCTGTCGGATTACGGGGTGATCGACCTGGATGACCCGACGGTTTTCGCGTTGACACTGCTGACCGGGATTGCGCTGGTGCTGGGGGCGGGGCAATCCTGGTCGCTGATCCGTTACCGTCTGAGCGGCCAGGTGGATTCCCAAAGCCTGGTCTGA
- a CDS encoding ATP-binding cassette domain-containing protein: MTRTAHTLVIDGLTIHRPSGDLLVRDATFTIGPAEVVLLVGPSGSGKSTIVKLLGGLLETGTGGWRVAGRLECGGAAVDLGAERSTVGGIVFQDHALFNDLSALENLRIAADHARHRPDAGLIADATALLGDIAPDKSVASCSGGQRQRLAIARTLLADRPVLLFDEPNSGLDVAMARRLGELIRDLCRTMGKPALIVAHHVKDLLPVADRVLLFDTRRRCLVEVPRDAEAIEAELLKLDGTAAHPARPQARRRSWPDAIGHRPRGYWFGRYMAEYFWELCVSPLMLVYMGAGALIMGFVSMWFGFHYNSFGGYLKSLLHDETLVGLGLVQGTVAVPLISSILFVARNNAIIAADIGNRVLSSQFQAMDNLRITARGYIVSAILVNMVIGSLMLLVLSLGMASWASMQTWHVQFPMQNFELWRSQFFRKLLPDGIHPAPSMMWVLLKVALSALLAGGAAIVIGGGRKESVLEINTAIARAIIVGVTLTLAVHAVISVLTL, encoded by the coding sequence ATGACCCGCACCGCCCACACGCTCGTCATCGACGGGCTGACCATCCACCGGCCTTCCGGCGACCTGCTGGTGCGCGACGCCACCTTCACCATCGGCCCCGCCGAGGTGGTGCTGCTGGTGGGGCCCAGCGGGTCGGGCAAATCCACCATCGTCAAGCTGCTGGGCGGGCTGCTGGAAACCGGCACCGGCGGCTGGCGGGTCGCCGGGCGGCTGGAGTGCGGCGGTGCGGCGGTGGATCTGGGGGCCGAGCGCAGCACCGTGGGCGGCATCGTGTTCCAGGATCACGCGCTGTTCAACGACCTGAGCGCACTGGAAAACCTGCGCATCGCCGCCGACCACGCCCGCCACCGCCCCGACGCCGGGCTGATCGCCGACGCCACGGCCCTGCTGGGCGACATCGCGCCCGACAAATCGGTGGCATCGTGCAGCGGCGGCCAGCGCCAGCGTCTGGCCATCGCCCGCACGCTGCTGGCCGACCGCCCGGTGCTGCTGTTCGACGAGCCGAACTCCGGCCTGGACGTCGCCATGGCCCGGCGGCTGGGGGAACTGATCCGCGACCTGTGCCGGACCATGGGAAAGCCGGCGCTGATCGTGGCCCACCACGTCAAGGATCTGCTGCCGGTCGCCGACCGGGTTCTGCTGTTCGACACCCGCCGCCGCTGTCTGGTCGAGGTTCCCCGCGATGCCGAGGCGATCGAGGCGGAACTGCTGAAGCTGGACGGCACGGCCGCCCACCCCGCCCGCCCGCAGGCACGGCGCCGTTCGTGGCCGGACGCCATCGGGCACCGTCCGCGGGGGTACTGGTTCGGGCGCTACATGGCCGAATATTTCTGGGAGCTGTGCGTCTCGCCGCTGATGCTGGTCTACATGGGGGCCGGGGCGCTGATCATGGGCTTCGTGTCCATGTGGTTCGGCTTCCACTACAACTCCTTCGGCGGCTATCTGAAATCGCTGCTCCACGACGAAACCCTGGTGGGGCTGGGGCTGGTTCAGGGGACGGTGGCGGTGCCGCTCATCAGCAGCATCCTGTTCGTCGCCCGCAACAACGCCATCATCGCCGCCGACATCGGCAACCGGGTGCTGTCGTCGCAGTTCCAGGCCATGGACAATCTGCGGATCACCGCCCGCGGCTACATCGTGTCGGCGATTCTGGTCAACATGGTGATCGGGTCGCTGATGCTGCTGGTCTTGTCCCTGGGCATGGCGAGCTGGGCGTCGATGCAGACGTGGCACGTGCAGTTCCCCATGCAGAATTTCGAACTGTGGCGCAGCCAGTTCTTCCGCAAGCTGCTGCCCGACGGCATCCACCCCGCCCCCAGCATGATGTGGGTGCTGCTGAAGGTGGCGCTGAGCGCGCTGCTGGCCGGGGGGGCCGCCATCGTCATCGGCGGCGGCCGGAAGGAATCGGTTCTGGAAATCAACACCGCCATCGCGCGGGCGATCATCGTCGGCGTCACCCTGACCCTGGCGGTCCATGCGGTGATTTCGGTGCTGACCCTGTGA
- a CDS encoding MICOS complex subunit MIC60 → MTIDAQATEAKSARPAGPLPGGDEADTPRHDDTSGGSRAPLAIALIALAAAVSAPYWSPALYRSLHLRPPAAEWQARQEVETGRLVQSVADLDRRVGELAAALAKANDQAAAAKAAVGASETRARVLVLMQLRAALRRPVPFDAELKAVRALGGRIDELEPLLAKIEPYAANGILVESQLRQEFATVTDVIGRADPRSLPLKWLSNATGWTPVPVEPDAIRPIAAAEHAQALLSDDNLIAAVEELGALDISAGGPARVWLDEARARITANQAIDRIAEMIATTIPRLPPRP, encoded by the coding sequence ATGACCATCGACGCGCAAGCCACTGAGGCCAAGAGCGCACGCCCCGCCGGGCCGCTCCCCGGCGGTGACGAGGCCGACACCCCCCGCCACGACGACACCAGCGGCGGCAGCCGTGCGCCGCTGGCCATCGCCCTGATCGCCCTGGCCGCGGCGGTTTCCGCCCCCTACTGGTCGCCGGCCCTGTACCGTTCCCTTCATCTGCGCCCCCCCGCCGCCGAATGGCAGGCACGACAGGAGGTGGAAACCGGCCGTCTGGTGCAGTCGGTGGCCGATCTCGACCGCCGCGTCGGCGAGCTGGCCGCCGCCCTGGCCAAGGCCAACGACCAGGCCGCCGCCGCCAAGGCCGCGGTGGGCGCATCGGAAACCCGCGCGCGGGTTCTGGTGCTGATGCAGTTGCGGGCCGCGTTGCGCCGCCCGGTGCCCTTCGACGCCGAGCTGAAGGCGGTGCGCGCGCTGGGGGGCCGGATCGACGAGCTGGAACCGCTGCTGGCCAAGATCGAACCCTATGCCGCCAACGGCATCCTGGTGGAATCGCAACTGCGCCAGGAATTCGCCACGGTGACCGACGTGATCGGCCGCGCCGACCCCCGGTCGCTGCCGCTGAAATGGCTGAGCAACGCCACCGGCTGGACGCCGGTGCCCGTGGAACCGGACGCGATCCGCCCCATCGCCGCGGCGGAACACGCCCAGGCGCTGCTGTCGGACGACAATCTGATCGCCGCCGTCGAGGAGCTGGGCGCGCTGGACATCAGCGCCGGCGGCCCGGCCCGCGTCTGGCTGGACGAGGCCCGCGCCCGCATCACCGCCAATCAGGCGATCGACCGCATCGCCGAGATGATCGCCACCACCATTCCCCGCCTGCCCCCGCGCCCGTGA